The proteins below come from a single Oncorhynchus gorbuscha isolate QuinsamMale2020 ecotype Even-year linkage group LG12, OgorEven_v1.0, whole genome shotgun sequence genomic window:
- the trib2 gene encoding tribbles homolog 2 isoform X2 yields the protein MHSFVRTCKKLREDEAARLFRQIASAVAHCHDNGVVLRDLKLRKFVFRNEDRSLVKLESLEDTYILEGHDDSLSDKHGCPAYVSPEILNASGSYSGKAADVWSLGVMLYTILVGRYPFHDVEPGSLFSKIRRGHFSIPETLTPKAKCLIRSILRREPAERLTSREILEHPWFLSSGAAGGAVVQGRGEREQEQTVPEVNMEEELDQFFS from the exons ATGCACTCCTTCGTCCGCACCTGCAAGAAGCTGCGCGAGGACGAGGCCGCCAGACTCTTCCGTCAGATAGCCTCGGCTGTGGCGCATTGCCATGACAACGGCGTGGTCCTCCGGGACCTCAAGCTGAGGAAGTTTGTCTTCCGGAACGAGGACAG GAGCCTTGTGAAGCTGGAGAGCCTAGAAGACACCTACATCCTGGAGGGCCATGACGACTCTCTGTCAGACAAACATGGCTGCCCCGCCTACGTCAGCCCCGAGATCCTCAACGCCAGCGGCAGCTACTCGGGCAAGGCGGCCGACGTCTGGTCCCTGGGCGTCATGCTCTACACCATCCTGGTGGGCCGCTACCCCTTCCACGACGTAGAACCCGGCTCCCTGTTCAGTAAGATCCGCCGGGGCCACTTCAGCATCCCAGAGACCCTGACGCCCAAGGCCAAGTGTCTGATCCGGAGTATCCTCCGCCGGGAGCCCGCAGAGCGCCTCACATCCCGGGAGATCCTGGAGCACCCCTGGTTCTTATCCTCCGGGGCAGCAGGTGGCGCTGTGgtccaggggagaggggagagggagcaggagcaGACTGTCCCCGAGGTGAACATGGAGGAGGAGCTGGATCAGTTCTTCAGCTGA